CATGGAGTCGGCCTTGGAAACGCCGATACGGTCGCAGAATTCACGGATGGAACTCGGGGTAAAGCCGCGGCGGCGGTAACCGCAGACCGTCGGCATACGCGGGTCGTTCCAGCCCATCACGGCCTTCGTCTGCACCAGTTCCAGGAGCTTGCGCTTGCTCATCATGGTGTAGGTCAAGTTCAAACGGGCAAATTCAATCTGCTGCGGGCGGTTGTCGAGACCCAGTTCAATCAGGAACCAGTCGTACAACGGGCGGTGGGCTTCGAATTCAAGCGTACAGATGGAGTGCGTAATGCCTTCGATCCAGTCGCTGAGCGGGTGTGCAAAGTCGTACATCGGGTAGATGCACCACTTGTCGCCAGTGCGGTGGTGGGTGCAGTGCTTGATTCGGTAGATGACCGGGTCGCGCATGTTCATGTTCGGGCTAGCGAGGTCCACCTTGGCGCGCAGGCACTTTTCACCGTCGGCATACTTACCGTCGCGCATTTCGCGGAAGAGCTTCATGTTCTCTTCGACGCTGCGGTCGCGGTAGGGGCTCGGACGGCTCGGCTTGCCAGCGTCATTGCCACGGTATTCCTGCATCTCGTCGCGGGTCAGGTCTTCCACGTAAGCCTTGCCCATTTCAATCAGTTTTTCGGCAAAGGCGTAAATCTGGTCGTAGTAGTCGCTGGCGAAGTATTCGCCGCCCTTCCATTCGAAACCGAGCCACTTCACGTCTTCGCGGATAGAGTCCACGTATTCCACGTCTTCCTTGGTGGGGTTCGTGTCGTCAAAACGCAAGTTCGTGATGCCGCCAAAATCCTTGTACTTGTTCGCCGTACCGAAGTTCAGGCAGATCGATTTGGCGTGTCCGATGTGGATGTAGCCGTTCGGTTCAGGAGGGAAACGGGTGTGCACGCTCTTGCGCTTGCCCGTAGCGAGGTCGTTAACGATGATGTCCTGTACAAAATTCGAAGATTCAGGGATTTCCATGGTTAATCCTTTAGTTTTTAACGCCGGAAAATATAGTAAAATGGTTATTCGTCCTTGAAGAACCAGTCGCGGTCATGGCAGACAATGGTGGTGTGCGATGTCCTGTTGGAAATGACTGCGATTTTATCGATATCGGTGCAAGCGGGCCCATTTTCAAGTTTTGAAAAAAGTTCCGAGTCTTCATAGTCGACCCAGGATTCGTTTTTACAGATGTAACCTACTTTCTCTTTATTCAGGTATACAACGACACCCTCTAAGGCCGCCTTACAGGAGTATTGCGAATTCTTGGGGGAGTCTTTGGAATCTTGAATGGAATCGGCCGAGGCGTCGGTAGAGCCTTTTCCGCCGCAGGCGGCAAGTAAAAAGGCTACCGGAAGAATGCTGAATAAAGATTTCATGAATGTTCTTGCATCTTGGCGATGCGAATTATTTTCTCATGCTTTTGCCAAAGCCGCCGCGGCTATTGCCATTACGGTTGCTGTTCCCGCTGTTGCGGTTGTTGTTACGGTTGCTGCGGGAATCGTCTTCTTGCCAGTAATTGTCCTTGGTGGTCTTAACCGTTGCAATCGTGTTCGGGTGGGCGGCGGAATGATGAATTTCGGCCTTGCTCCTCGGAGCGGTGTTGTGGTTCATGGGAACCTTTACGGGTCTGCTCGGAGGAGGCGTATAGGAGTCGTGTCTTGCTGGCGCCACGTAGTGGTTGTGCCTTGGCGGCGGAGGTGGGTTGTG
This genomic window from Fibrobacter sp. UWB5 contains:
- a CDS encoding glutamine--tRNA ligase/YqeY domain fusion protein, which codes for MEIPESSNFVQDIIVNDLATGKRKSVHTRFPPEPNGYIHIGHAKSICLNFGTANKYKDFGGITNLRFDDTNPTKEDVEYVDSIREDVKWLGFEWKGGEYFASDYYDQIYAFAEKLIEMGKAYVEDLTRDEMQEYRGNDAGKPSRPSPYRDRSVEENMKLFREMRDGKYADGEKCLRAKVDLASPNMNMRDPVIYRIKHCTHHRTGDKWCIYPMYDFAHPLSDWIEGITHSICTLEFEAHRPLYDWFLIELGLDNRPQQIEFARLNLTYTMMSKRKLLELVQTKAVMGWNDPRMPTVCGYRRRGFTPSSIREFCDRIGVSKADSMVDVNLLYFCIREELNQTANRVMAVIDPVKLVIDNWEDGKVEMIEVENNPNDESAGKRQVPFGKVLYIEADDFMEEPPKKYFRLKPDGEVRLKGAYFVTCKSVEKDENGKVTVIHCEYDPQSKGGETPDGRKVKGTIHWVSAEHAVDAEVRLIDNLFTLEDPSQVPEGEDWHDYLNPESMVIKQAKVEPALANAKLEDRFQFMRQGYFCLDSEDSKPGHLVFNRTVGLKDSFNPSK